Below is a window of Diaminobutyricibacter sp. McL0608 DNA.
TGGGTGCGCTGTTGGGGATCATGCCATGGAACTTTCCCTACTATCAGGTGGCCCGGTTCGCCGGCCCGAATCTGATCATCGGTAACACGATCCTGCTCAAGCATGCTGAGCAGTGCCCGGAGTCGTCGGCGGCGATCGAGCGGATGTTCCGGGACGCGGGGTTCCCGCAGGGTGCGTATGTGAACATCTACGCTACGCATGATCAGATCGAGACAGTGATAGCTGACTCGCGGGTGCAGGGGGTTTCGCTGACCGGTTCGGAGCGTGCCGGCGCGGCGGTGGCCGAGATCGCCGGCCGCAATCTGAAGAAAGTGGTGCTGGAGCTGGGCGGCTCCGATCCGTTCATCCTGTTGTCGACGGACGATCTTGAGGCGACAGTGAAGGACGCGGTGGCTGCCCGTTTGGACAACAGCGGCCAGTCTTGCAATGCAGCCAAGAGGTTCATCGTCGCCGACGAACTGTACGACGAGTTCTTGGTCGCCTTCACCGCCAAGCTCGCCGAGGTGGAGGCCACCGACCCGACCTCTACGCACTCAATGCTCGGCCCGCTTTCGTCGCTGCGGGCGGCGAAGGGACTGGACGCCCAGGTGCAGGGTGCGGTCGCGAACGGTGCGACGCTGGTGCGTGGCGGCAGGCGCACCGGTGCGTTCTTCGAGACGACGGTGCTCACCGATGTGGCACCGGAGAA
It encodes the following:
- a CDS encoding NAD-dependent succinate-semialdehyde dehydrogenase, with protein sequence MQYAVTNPATGLTVRTFDSISDADLDSVIAGADGAYRRWARTTTVDERAALVRRVGELHLERKDELANIIVEEMGKPIDQAISEVEFAGAIYEYYADHSAEFLTDESIPLLGGTGSAVVRRSALGALLGIMPWNFPYYQVARFAGPNLIIGNTILLKHAEQCPESSAAIERMFRDAGFPQGAYVNIYATHDQIETVIADSRVQGVSLTGSERAGAAVAEIAGRNLKKVVLELGGSDPFILLSTDDLEATVKDAVAARLDNSGQSCNAAKRFIVADELYDEFLVAFTAKLAEVEATDPTSTHSMLGPLSSLRAAKGLDAQVQGAVANGATLVRGGRRTGAFFETTVLTDVAPENPASKEEFFGPVAQVFRAKHEADAVRIANDTPFGLGSYVYTTDSEQALRVADQLEAGMVFVNVVLADGAELPFGGVKRSGSGRELGRFGADEFVNKKLIRIAR